A region from the Hyalangium gracile genome encodes:
- a CDS encoding cytochrome P450, with translation MSSGPDARKPLSADACPHLGREYNHFEGPHLQNPYPFFQRLREEAPVTFNPTMGMWLISRYDDIVSVLENPASFSSASSIELGANLTAETREILGPGPLIHASPLNTDPPGHTRLRRYLQKGFLPARIALQEPRIRHIANTLIDGFIHEGRADLVERFAFPLPLQVILGLMGAPVEDMARVKRWTADLFGLCFAQVPPEAQPAMARGVVEFRAWCSRLIEERRQRPQEDVTSDLVHGDEGEDVSTPELISLLAGSLIAAGHESTAAQLTLVVKNLLEQPERWQRLREDRALIPHAVEECMRLEGVVGGLVRTATRDVEVGGVLLPKGSKLLLLHGSGNHDAAHYREPECFELKREGPQHLTFNRGIHFCMGAPLARLELRVALEQLLERIPELRLVPGQDYGYHQELVTLRNVRHLRVEWPVP, from the coding sequence ATGTCTTCTGGGCCCGATGCCAGGAAGCCCCTGTCCGCCGACGCGTGCCCGCACCTGGGCCGCGAGTACAACCACTTCGAGGGTCCGCACCTCCAGAACCCCTACCCGTTCTTCCAGCGGCTGAGGGAGGAGGCGCCCGTCACCTTCAACCCGACGATGGGCATGTGGCTGATCAGCCGCTACGACGACATCGTCTCGGTGCTGGAGAATCCCGCCAGCTTCTCCTCGGCCAGCTCCATCGAGCTGGGGGCGAACCTGACGGCGGAGACGCGGGAAATCCTGGGGCCAGGGCCGCTCATCCATGCCAGCCCGCTCAACACGGATCCGCCGGGCCACACCCGGCTGAGGCGCTACCTGCAGAAGGGGTTCCTGCCCGCGCGCATCGCGCTCCAGGAGCCGCGCATCCGGCACATCGCCAACACGCTCATCGACGGGTTCATCCACGAGGGAAGGGCCGATCTGGTGGAGCGGTTCGCCTTTCCCCTGCCGCTGCAGGTCATCCTCGGGCTGATGGGAGCGCCCGTGGAGGACATGGCGCGTGTGAAGCGCTGGACCGCGGACCTCTTCGGGCTCTGCTTCGCCCAGGTGCCGCCCGAGGCCCAGCCCGCCATGGCGCGCGGCGTCGTCGAGTTCCGGGCCTGGTGCTCCCGGCTCATCGAGGAGCGCAGGCAGCGTCCCCAGGAGGACGTGACGAGCGACCTGGTCCACGGCGACGAGGGCGAGGACGTGTCCACGCCAGAGCTCATCTCCTTGCTCGCGGGCTCATTGATTGCGGCGGGCCATGAGTCCACGGCCGCGCAGCTCACCCTGGTGGTGAAGAACCTGCTGGAGCAGCCCGAGCGCTGGCAGCGGCTGCGCGAGGACCGGGCGCTCATCCCCCACGCCGTGGAGGAGTGCATGCGGCTGGAGGGCGTCGTCGGCGGGCTGGTGCGCACGGCCACGCGGGACGTGGAGGTGGGCGGGGTGCTGCTGCCGAAGGGCTCGAAGCTGCTGCTGCTCCATGGCTCCGGCAACCACGACGCGGCGCACTACCGCGAGCCCGAGTGCTTCGAGCTGAAGCGCGAGGGCCCGCAGCACCTCACCTTCAACCGCGGCATCCACTTCTGCATGGGAGCGCCGCTGGCCCGGCTGGAGCTGCGCGTGGCGCTCGAGCAGCTGCTGGAGCGCATCCCGGAGCTGCGCCTCGTTCCCGGTCAGGACTACGGCTACCACCAGGAGCTGGTGACGCTGCGCAACGTCCGCCACCTGCGGGTGGAGTGGCCCGTCCCCTGA
- a CDS encoding response regulator, whose translation MSTHAHRGTVLIVEDDEDIRAAMAELLETEGFDVSVASNGQEGLEVLGQIGPPCLVLLDLMMPVMSGEDFLRHVRQNPAMSPVPVIIVTASGRTALPGTQGILKKPFEISDLFATVSAHCV comes from the coding sequence GTGAGCACCCATGCGCACCGAGGCACTGTCCTCATCGTCGAGGACGACGAGGACATCCGAGCGGCCATGGCCGAGCTGCTCGAGACCGAGGGCTTCGACGTCTCCGTGGCCTCCAATGGCCAGGAGGGCCTGGAGGTGCTCGGACAGATTGGCCCGCCGTGTCTGGTGCTGTTGGATTTGATGATGCCGGTGATGAGCGGGGAGGACTTCCTGCGCCATGTGCGGCAGAACCCCGCCATGAGCCCCGTTCCCGTCATCATCGTCACCGCCAGCGGACGCACCGCCCTGCCCGGCACGCAGGGAATCCTCAAAAAGCCGTTCGAGATCAGCGATCTGTTCGCTACTGTCTCGGCCCACTGTGTCTGA
- a CDS encoding sigma 54-interacting transcriptional regulator, whose protein sequence is MRAGSFADESTIGLKKRNTSEPVARLVPALTIVSHPLAHRVGERLLLDGVMAGRQEAVSRNAPDFMRPDAVLGAPLADPFLSRKPVVFSQGVAGGVRLTPGDGIKVTLAGEVLRTEWEFSPEELAVGVALELAERVVVLLHWADPSANSAVDALGMVGTSVGIQNVRHHIEQVADLNVPVLVRGETGSGKELIAQAIHRQSARRDKVFISVNLGAIPKELAAAELFGATRGAFTGAVKDREGFFRAAHDGTLFLDEVGEAPPEVQVMLLRVLETGEIYPVGERTPVKVDVRLIAATDAQLEQQIQEGRFKAPLLHRLAGYEIRVPPLRERREDIGLLFHHFAREELEAIGEAWRLKPEDSSTEPWLPAPLASRLVRFGWPGNIRQLRNMTRQLIIGSRGHSRLRLDPRLEKELEGAMLPRPGRSLSQPAPAASSEPKPPHEPKGPPRRRASEVSEPELLAALRESAWDLKAAADRLGIPRSSIYDLIDKSPNIRTAGDLTIEEITRCFQECSGDLDAMAQRLEVSKRALGRRIKELGLESGVS, encoded by the coding sequence ATGCGTGCGGGAAGCTTTGCCGACGAGTCGACGATCGGCTTGAAGAAGCGGAACACCAGCGAGCCGGTGGCTCGCCTCGTCCCGGCGCTGACCATCGTCTCGCACCCCCTGGCCCACCGGGTGGGCGAGCGTCTGCTGCTGGACGGGGTGATGGCAGGCCGCCAGGAGGCCGTCTCCCGCAATGCCCCGGACTTCATGCGCCCGGATGCCGTGCTGGGCGCTCCCCTGGCGGACCCCTTCCTGAGCCGCAAGCCCGTGGTGTTCTCGCAGGGGGTGGCCGGCGGCGTGCGGCTGACGCCCGGCGATGGCATCAAGGTGACGCTGGCCGGCGAGGTGCTGAGGACGGAGTGGGAGTTCTCGCCCGAGGAGCTCGCGGTGGGCGTGGCGCTGGAGCTGGCCGAGCGCGTGGTGGTGCTGCTGCACTGGGCGGACCCCTCGGCCAACTCCGCCGTGGACGCGCTGGGCATGGTGGGCACCAGCGTGGGCATCCAGAACGTGCGCCACCACATCGAGCAGGTGGCGGACCTCAACGTGCCGGTGCTCGTGCGCGGAGAGACGGGCTCGGGCAAGGAGCTCATCGCCCAGGCCATCCACCGGCAGAGCGCGCGGCGCGACAAGGTCTTCATCAGCGTGAACCTGGGCGCCATCCCCAAGGAGCTGGCGGCCGCGGAGCTGTTCGGCGCCACGCGAGGCGCCTTCACCGGCGCGGTGAAGGACCGCGAGGGCTTCTTCCGCGCCGCCCACGACGGCACGCTCTTCCTCGACGAGGTGGGCGAGGCGCCGCCCGAGGTGCAGGTGATGCTGCTGCGGGTGCTGGAGACGGGGGAAATCTACCCCGTGGGCGAGCGCACCCCCGTGAAGGTGGATGTCCGGCTGATCGCCGCCACGGACGCGCAGCTCGAGCAGCAGATTCAAGAGGGCCGCTTCAAGGCGCCCCTGCTCCACCGGCTGGCGGGGTACGAGATACGCGTGCCGCCGCTGCGGGAGCGGCGCGAGGACATCGGCCTGCTGTTCCACCACTTCGCGCGCGAGGAGCTGGAGGCCATCGGCGAGGCGTGGCGGCTCAAGCCGGAGGACTCGTCCACCGAGCCGTGGCTGCCGGCGCCGCTGGCCTCGCGGCTGGTGCGCTTCGGGTGGCCGGGCAACATCCGCCAGCTGCGCAACATGACGCGCCAGCTCATCATCGGCAGCCGGGGGCACTCGCGGCTGCGCCTGGATCCCCGGCTGGAGAAGGAGCTGGAGGGCGCCATGCTGCCCCGGCCCGGCCGCTCCCTCTCCCAGCCCGCGCCCGCGGCCAGCTCCGAGCCCAAGCCTCCACACGAGCCCAAGGGGCCGCCCCGCCGCCGGGCCTCCGAGGTGTCCGAGCCGGAGCTGCTCGCGGCCCTGCGCGAGAGCGCGTGGGACTTGAAGGCCGCCGCGGACCGGCTGGGCATCCCCCGCTCCTCCATCTACGACTTGATCGACAAGAGCCCCAACATCCGCACCGCGGGGGACCTCACCATCGAGGAAATCACCCGCTGCTTCCAGGAGTGCTCGGGAGACCTGGACGCCATGGCGCAGCGCCTGGAGGTCTCCAAGCGGGCCCTGGGCCGCCGCATCAAGGAGCTGGGGCTGGAGTCGGGCGTGAGCTGA
- a CDS encoding serine/threonine-protein kinase: MDVDLEAELRMAVAEGLISREEADQLGEEARRLGRSPMQLLKERGLISDESLAELAKADVEPTLVPRARADGADTLGPALTLKDRDKVDPAFPVPGWDRYAGVRFLGQGGMGQVFLAYDLRLRRNVALKFVKGDDAELVRRLLSEARAQARVEHERVCKVHEVGEVQGKPYIAMQFIDGQPLGQLSEELTVEQKVLALRDAAEGVHAAHRAGLIHRDLKPSNILVERTEDGRLKPYVMDFGLAHDWSEKGATATGSVLGTPHYMSPEQARGEVQSLDRRADVYSLGATLYFLLTRVHPIPGANGLEVLNNIATVEPTPPRSLDPNIPADLEAIVLKCLEKDRSARYDSARALIEDLDRFLAGEPVQARPTGLWYLLRKKARKHRLVVSVAAAALLAVTLALGSAIYTHSQATRREELARRFTEKVEHIEALARYSGLSPLHDTREDRQEIRHHMAELDAQIREAGDAAVGPGNYALARGHLALGDEAMARKHLELAWKSGFHEPRVAYALALVLGHLYQDQLLEAERTRSPELREARKQELQRDYREPALAYLLLSKGADVPSADYVSALIAFYEDRLDEALARLDAMGNRLPWFYEAPLLRGDILQARAARRWNQGDREGALADFEAGRSAYAAAASIGESVPAVHQALAKLEYTASLMEMYGQGDVLPPLTRGRKAVAKALETLPEDATSLLLEARFHRRLAEHRTSHGEDPKASLDAALAAARRALEKGFTGPQVHLELGRILVQSAISRLNQGQDPREQLRQAEQALQQLAPRERDYDFHNTLGGLFSIWAGYEDDTGVSSDEHRGQAIESFLEATRLSPRIPDAWSNLGMAYYRRAEHPAPRAAGATGSRQEEDLKQAWAALQRAMELNPRNWVPYFHGGLSQAQWAALHPCSPEAPRHLSTALELYRKGLGINQNPQLHNGLGIALLRQARRTWEQGGDPFPVLAQAQASFEQAIRLAPQQVFGHTNLGEAYLLRATYQWRQAESPEVSMRSALASFEEARRLAKDFADPQVNLGASFRLLADSDMQLGRDPRPNLQRAEKALREALALNPRHGRAWLSLAEVQGLTARWHAQRGQGRAEEFQQAQRHFEQSLTLLPDTTEARLAFGSLQHAWAVWEKDAGRAPAPQLERGLALVGEALSMCPEWPQALLLRAQLRMLWASLENRPDEQQTLRARAQEDFSRALSRNPHLASSRKLSPEARLGSSGWTTPR; this comes from the coding sequence ATGGATGTAGACCTCGAGGCTGAGCTGCGCATGGCCGTGGCCGAGGGCCTCATCTCGCGCGAGGAGGCCGACCAGCTGGGCGAGGAGGCGCGCCGCCTGGGCCGCAGCCCCATGCAGCTGCTCAAGGAGCGCGGCCTCATCTCGGACGAGTCTCTCGCCGAGCTGGCCAAGGCCGACGTCGAGCCCACGCTCGTGCCGCGCGCCAGGGCGGACGGAGCCGACACGCTCGGGCCCGCCCTCACCCTCAAGGATCGCGACAAGGTCGACCCCGCCTTCCCCGTCCCCGGCTGGGACAGGTACGCGGGCGTGCGCTTCCTCGGCCAGGGCGGCATGGGCCAGGTGTTCCTCGCCTATGACTTGCGCCTGCGCCGCAACGTCGCCCTCAAGTTCGTGAAGGGGGACGACGCCGAGCTCGTCCGCCGACTGCTGTCCGAGGCTCGCGCCCAGGCCCGCGTCGAGCACGAGCGCGTCTGCAAGGTCCACGAGGTCGGCGAAGTCCAGGGCAAGCCCTACATCGCCATGCAGTTCATCGACGGCCAGCCCCTGGGCCAGCTGTCGGAAGAGCTCACCGTGGAGCAGAAGGTGCTCGCGCTCCGGGACGCCGCCGAGGGCGTCCACGCCGCCCACCGCGCCGGCCTCATCCACCGCGACCTCAAGCCCTCCAACATCCTGGTGGAGCGCACCGAGGACGGCCGCCTCAAGCCCTACGTCATGGACTTCGGCCTGGCTCATGACTGGAGCGAGAAGGGCGCCACCGCCACCGGCTCGGTGCTGGGCACCCCGCACTACATGTCTCCGGAGCAGGCCCGGGGCGAGGTGCAGAGCCTGGATCGGCGCGCGGACGTCTACAGCCTGGGCGCCACCCTCTACTTCCTGCTCACCCGCGTGCACCCCATCCCCGGCGCCAACGGGCTGGAGGTGCTCAACAACATCGCCACCGTGGAGCCCACGCCCCCGCGCTCGTTGGATCCGAACATCCCCGCGGACCTGGAGGCCATCGTCCTCAAGTGTCTGGAGAAGGATCGCTCGGCCCGCTACGACTCGGCGCGCGCCCTCATCGAGGACCTGGATCGCTTCCTCGCCGGCGAGCCCGTCCAGGCCCGCCCCACCGGCCTGTGGTACCTGCTGCGCAAGAAGGCTCGCAAGCACCGGCTCGTCGTCAGCGTGGCCGCCGCGGCCCTGCTCGCCGTCACCCTCGCGCTCGGCTCGGCCATCTACACCCACTCGCAGGCCACCCGGCGCGAGGAGCTGGCCCGCCGCTTCACCGAGAAGGTGGAGCACATCGAGGCCCTGGCCCGCTACTCGGGCCTGTCGCCCCTGCACGACACCCGCGAGGATCGCCAGGAGATCCGCCACCACATGGCGGAGCTGGACGCGCAGATCCGCGAGGCCGGAGACGCGGCCGTGGGCCCCGGCAACTACGCGCTGGCGCGTGGCCACCTGGCGCTCGGCGACGAGGCGATGGCGCGCAAGCACCTGGAGCTCGCCTGGAAGAGCGGCTTCCACGAGCCCCGCGTCGCCTATGCGCTCGCCCTGGTGCTCGGCCACCTGTACCAGGATCAGCTCCTGGAGGCCGAGCGCACCCGCAGCCCCGAGCTGCGCGAGGCCCGCAAGCAGGAGCTCCAGCGGGACTACCGCGAGCCTGCCCTCGCCTACCTCCTCTTGAGCAAGGGCGCGGACGTGCCTTCCGCCGACTACGTCTCGGCGCTGATCGCCTTCTACGAGGACCGGCTCGACGAGGCCCTCGCGCGGCTGGATGCCATGGGCAACCGCCTGCCCTGGTTCTACGAGGCGCCCCTGCTGCGCGGCGACATCCTCCAGGCCCGCGCCGCCCGGCGGTGGAACCAGGGAGACCGCGAGGGCGCGCTCGCCGACTTCGAGGCCGGCCGCAGCGCCTATGCCGCCGCCGCCTCCATCGGCGAGAGCGTGCCCGCCGTGCACCAGGCCCTGGCCAAGCTCGAGTACACCGCCTCCCTCATGGAGATGTATGGCCAGGGAGACGTGCTGCCTCCGCTCACCCGCGGCAGGAAGGCGGTGGCCAAGGCCCTGGAGACGCTGCCGGAGGATGCCACGTCGCTGCTGCTCGAGGCGCGCTTCCACCGCCGGCTCGCCGAGCACCGCACCTCTCATGGAGAGGACCCCAAGGCCTCGCTCGATGCGGCGCTCGCCGCCGCGCGCCGGGCGCTCGAGAAGGGCTTCACCGGCCCGCAGGTCCACCTGGAGCTGGGCCGCATCCTCGTCCAGTCCGCCATCTCCCGGCTGAACCAGGGACAGGATCCGCGCGAGCAGCTGCGCCAGGCCGAGCAGGCCCTCCAGCAGCTCGCCCCCCGCGAGCGCGACTACGACTTCCACAACACGCTCGGAGGGCTGTTCTCCATCTGGGCGGGCTACGAGGACGACACCGGCGTCAGCTCCGACGAGCACCGCGGCCAGGCCATCGAGTCCTTCCTGGAAGCCACGCGGCTGAGCCCCCGCATCCCGGATGCGTGGAGCAACCTCGGCATGGCCTACTACCGGCGCGCCGAGCACCCCGCCCCTCGCGCGGCCGGAGCCACCGGCTCGCGCCAGGAGGAGGACCTGAAGCAGGCCTGGGCCGCGCTCCAGCGGGCCATGGAGCTCAACCCCCGCAACTGGGTGCCCTACTTCCACGGCGGGCTCAGCCAGGCGCAGTGGGCCGCGCTGCACCCGTGCAGCCCCGAGGCTCCACGCCACCTGAGCACCGCGCTCGAGCTGTACCGCAAGGGGCTGGGCATCAACCAGAACCCGCAGCTCCACAACGGCCTGGGCATCGCCCTGCTCCGTCAGGCCCGGCGGACGTGGGAGCAGGGCGGAGACCCGTTCCCGGTGCTCGCCCAGGCGCAGGCCTCCTTCGAGCAGGCCATCCGCCTGGCGCCGCAGCAGGTGTTCGGCCACACCAACCTGGGCGAGGCGTACCTGCTGCGCGCCACCTACCAGTGGCGCCAGGCCGAGAGCCCCGAGGTGAGCATGCGCTCGGCCCTGGCCTCCTTCGAGGAGGCGCGCCGCCTGGCCAAGGACTTCGCGGACCCTCAGGTGAACCTGGGCGCCAGCTTCCGCCTGCTGGCGGACTCGGACATGCAGCTGGGGAGGGATCCGCGGCCCAATCTGCAGCGCGCGGAGAAGGCGCTGCGCGAGGCCCTGGCGCTCAACCCGAGACATGGCCGGGCGTGGCTGTCGCTCGCGGAGGTGCAGGGGCTCACGGCGCGCTGGCACGCGCAGCGGGGACAGGGGCGCGCCGAGGAGTTCCAGCAGGCGCAGCGCCACTTCGAGCAGTCCCTCACGCTGCTCCCGGACACGACCGAGGCCCGGCTGGCCTTCGGCTCGCTCCAGCATGCGTGGGCGGTGTGGGAAAAGGATGCGGGCCGCGCCCCAGCCCCCCAGCTAGAGCGCGGCCTCGCCTTGGTGGGAGAAGCCCTTTCCATGTGTCCCGAGTGGCCGCAGGCGCTGCTTTTACGTGCTCAGTTGCGCATGCTGTGGGCGTCCTTGGAGAACCGCCCGGATGAGCAGCAGACCCTGCGGGCCCGGGCTCAGGAAGACTTCTCCCGAGCACTGTCGCGGAACCCCCACCTGGCCTCGAGCAGGAAGCTGTCGCCCGAGGCCCGGCTGGGAAGCTCCGGGTGGACTACCCCGAGATGA
- a CDS encoding cytochrome P450 — translation MSKTSAHAAAVADGGKPLSADQCPYHGREYNHFAGPHLDNPRPFFEKLRQEAPVTFNPMLGMWLISRYDDVTAVLNNPTAYSSASNASTSVERLTPEAQAILGPGPIIHDSPLNMDPPVHTRMKRLLQRGFTPAKVARQEERVRAFANALIDGFIRDGRVDLVERFAYPLPVQVILAMVGVPQEDMEKVRRWSASLFGLIFAQPPPEAQAAMARDVVEYRSYCAQLIEQRRRQPQEDLTTDLVQAEPDGEALTMQELTSLIGGSLLAAGHETTSSQIAMSVKNLLEQPERWQRLREDRTLVPKALEECMRLEGIAPCMPRTAVQDVEVGGVLLPKGSRLLLLYGSANHDATHFPDPEQFDPHRENLQHLNFGRGIHFCLGASLARLEVRVAIEQLLERIPEMRLVPGQDYGYRQEMLILRAIRHLQVEWPVR, via the coding sequence ATGTCCAAGACCTCCGCTCATGCCGCTGCCGTCGCTGACGGCGGGAAGCCGCTGTCCGCTGATCAGTGCCCGTACCATGGTCGCGAGTACAACCACTTCGCGGGACCGCACCTCGACAATCCCCGCCCGTTCTTCGAGAAGCTGCGGCAGGAGGCACCCGTCACCTTCAACCCCATGCTGGGCATGTGGCTGATCAGCCGCTACGACGACGTCACCGCGGTGCTGAACAACCCCACCGCCTACTCCTCGGCCAGCAACGCCAGCACCTCGGTGGAGCGGCTGACGCCCGAGGCGCAGGCCATCCTGGGGCCCGGGCCCATCATCCATGACAGCCCGCTCAACATGGATCCGCCCGTCCACACGCGCATGAAGCGGCTGCTGCAGCGGGGCTTCACCCCCGCGAAGGTCGCCCGGCAGGAGGAGCGCGTCCGCGCGTTCGCCAACGCGCTCATCGACGGTTTCATCCGCGACGGCCGGGTCGACCTGGTGGAGCGCTTCGCCTATCCGCTGCCGGTGCAGGTCATCCTCGCCATGGTGGGCGTGCCGCAGGAGGACATGGAGAAGGTGCGGCGCTGGTCCGCCTCGCTCTTCGGGCTCATCTTCGCGCAGCCCCCGCCCGAGGCGCAGGCCGCGATGGCGCGCGACGTGGTGGAGTACCGCAGCTACTGCGCGCAGCTCATCGAGCAGCGCCGGCGTCAGCCCCAGGAGGACCTGACGACCGACCTGGTGCAGGCCGAGCCCGATGGCGAGGCGCTGACGATGCAGGAGCTCACCTCGCTGATCGGCGGCTCGCTGCTCGCGGCGGGACATGAGACGACCAGCTCGCAGATCGCCATGTCCGTGAAGAACCTGCTGGAGCAGCCGGAGCGCTGGCAGCGGTTGCGCGAGGACCGCACGCTCGTCCCCAAGGCCCTGGAGGAGTGCATGCGGCTGGAGGGCATCGCGCCCTGCATGCCTCGCACCGCCGTGCAGGACGTGGAGGTGGGCGGGGTGCTGCTGCCGAAGGGCTCGCGCCTGTTGCTGCTCTACGGCTCCGCCAACCACGACGCGACGCACTTCCCGGACCCGGAGCAGTTCGATCCGCACCGAGAGAACCTGCAGCACCTCAACTTCGGCCGCGGCATCCACTTCTGCCTGGGAGCCTCGCTCGCGCGGCTGGAGGTGCGCGTGGCCATCGAGCAGCTCCTGGAGCGCATCCCGGAGATGCGCCTGGTGCCCGGTCAGGACTACGGGTACCGCCAGGAGATGCTGATCCTTCGCGCCATCCGCCACCTCCAGGTGGAGTGGCCCGTGCGCTGA
- the amrS gene encoding AmmeMemoRadiSam system radical SAM enzyme — translation MSLEYPGRWWHKLEDGRIQCDLCPRDCKLSEGQRGFCFVRQRAGDQMVLTTYGRSSGFCVDPIEKKPLNHFYPGSSVLSFGTAGCNLGCRFCQNWDISKSREFDRLMDQASPEAIARRAQELGCKSVAFTYNDPVIFAEYAMDVADACHARGIQTVAVTAGYMHAEPRREFYAKMDAANVDLKAFTEDFYHRITFSKLQSVLETLEYLKHETRVWFELTTLLIPGHNDSEAELTRLSEWVHEKLGPDVPVHFSGFHPDFKMQDVPPTPPETLRRARQIARRVGLRHVYTGNVHDVEGDTTLCGDCGASLIVRDWYQLLNYRVTAEGRCPDCGAQVPGRFDAAPGTFGRRRIPVRIQATGA, via the coding sequence GTGAGCCTCGAATACCCAGGGCGATGGTGGCACAAGCTCGAGGACGGGCGCATCCAGTGCGACCTGTGCCCGAGAGACTGCAAGCTGAGCGAGGGCCAGCGGGGCTTCTGCTTCGTGCGCCAGCGGGCGGGGGATCAGATGGTCCTCACCACGTATGGGCGCTCGTCGGGCTTCTGCGTGGACCCCATCGAGAAGAAGCCGCTCAACCACTTCTACCCGGGCAGCAGCGTGCTGTCCTTCGGCACGGCCGGGTGCAACCTGGGCTGCCGCTTCTGCCAGAACTGGGACATCTCCAAGTCGCGCGAGTTCGACCGGCTGATGGATCAGGCCTCGCCCGAGGCCATCGCCCGGCGCGCGCAGGAGCTGGGCTGCAAGAGCGTGGCGTTCACCTACAATGATCCGGTCATCTTCGCCGAGTACGCCATGGACGTGGCGGACGCCTGCCACGCGCGGGGCATCCAGACGGTGGCGGTGACGGCGGGGTACATGCACGCCGAGCCCAGGCGCGAGTTCTACGCGAAGATGGACGCGGCCAACGTGGACCTGAAGGCCTTCACCGAGGACTTCTACCACCGCATCACCTTCTCCAAGCTCCAGTCGGTGCTGGAGACGCTGGAGTACCTGAAGCACGAGACACGCGTGTGGTTCGAGCTCACCACGCTGCTCATCCCCGGGCACAACGACTCGGAGGCGGAGCTGACGCGGCTGTCCGAGTGGGTGCACGAGAAGCTGGGCCCGGACGTGCCGGTGCACTTCTCGGGCTTCCACCCCGACTTCAAGATGCAGGACGTGCCGCCCACGCCCCCCGAGACGCTGCGGCGGGCCCGCCAGATTGCCCGGCGCGTCGGCCTGCGCCACGTGTACACGGGCAACGTGCACGATGTCGAAGGTGACACCACCCTGTGCGGCGACTGCGGCGCTTCACTCATCGTGCGGGACTGGTACCAGCTGCTGAACTACCGGGTGACGGCGGAGGGCCGGTGCCCGGACTGCGGCGCGCAGGTGCCCGGCCGCTTCGACGCGGCGCCCGGCACGTTCGGCCGCCGGCGCATCCCCGTGCGCATCCAGGCCACGGGCGCGTAG